One segment of Primulina tabacum isolate GXHZ01 chromosome 6, ASM2559414v2, whole genome shotgun sequence DNA contains the following:
- the LOC142550260 gene encoding protein SPEAR1-like, with protein MGRNYFGSDANGRCVARIPSSSRKSKKNGSDKPKQPQRGLGVAQLEKIRLHSQMECNYLPTFHIPYAQNFIQEDMGLRNLFSSPSYGFPVSYQVIMMGFQDFEVASTTYGESQSSDVARRWQPGNAGLEKHHFVLPNSMTTSFFDPEVEGSFNRKKKEGRTDLFAYTNCQISDHQSSNSKDIDLELRL; from the exons ATGGGAAGAAATTATTTTGGATCGGATGCAAATGGTAGATGTGTAGCAAGGATTCCTTCATCATCAAGAAAATCGAAAAAGAACGGTTCGGATAAGCCTAAACAGCCACAGAGAGGACTGGGAGTTGCTCAGCTTGAGAAGATTAGGCTACATAGTCAGATGGAATGCAATTATCTTCCTACATTTCATATCCCTTATGCCCAGAATTTCAttcag GAGGACATGGGACTGCGAAATTTGTTCTCTTCGCCTTCTTATGGCTTTCCTGTATCTTACCAAGTGATCATG ATGGGATTTCAAGATTTCGAAGTGGCAAGTACTACATATGGAGAATCCCAATCCAGCGATGTTGCAAG AAGATGGCAACCAGGCAACGCAGGCTTAGAAAAACATCATTTTGTGCTGCCAAATAGCATGACTACATCTTTTTTCGACCCCGAAGTTGAg GGATCATTCAACAGAAAGAAAAAGGAAGGCCGGACCGATTTGTTCGCTTATACCAATTGCCAAATTTCTGATCATCAATCTTCTAATTCTAAAGATATAGATCTGGAGCTCAGGCTCTGA